From the Deinococcus radiophilus genome, one window contains:
- a CDS encoding serine hydrolase domain-containing protein, with protein sequence MTWMPRHNSFRFLRTALVLVALMWGLGSAQASWLSPEQVQAQMQEFRRQTGVPGVAVAVLQGGQMTVQSLGVSPQARFKVASVSKSFTAAVILRLADQGKLDLDRPVTQYVPLVWQDSRGPAVTVRHLLNQTSGLSDGASGQLLTHTFTPPAELLADIAAAPLSAAAGERFEYANVNYALLALIAERVSGQSYAELLPSEVFAPLELGGEVRGDCAETPPQTAQGHTLLLRWAIPATEPHSNCLGSGNVVASAADLGRWLQENFSPSSTLLTPVQRRLMQQPGAAGDYGMGWYRIQQPDLPPYLGHGGNLVTYATHVVYDPSTQTGLAVLLDTNGPAALLTLNLLRERHGLPAVPMSSPSFWLDVVLLGLAAVALAWALWAVGRRQRWQAWAVAAPRWRVGLSLLLPILLLGVMVFAPTLAFTAPLTSWPVVLTLLPSSAGLWVAVAAILTGWAARLVFLNR encoded by the coding sequence ATGACTTGGATGCCTCGCCACAACAGCTTCCGTTTTTTGCGTACGGCCCTTGTGCTGGTGGCCCTGATGTGGGGCTTAGGGTCGGCGCAGGCGTCCTGGCTGAGCCCAGAACAGGTTCAGGCACAAATGCAGGAATTTCGGCGGCAGACCGGCGTGCCTGGCGTGGCGGTGGCGGTGCTGCAAGGCGGCCAGATGACGGTGCAGAGCCTGGGAGTCTCCCCGCAGGCGCGCTTCAAGGTCGCTTCGGTCAGCAAATCGTTTACTGCCGCTGTCATTTTGCGCCTGGCCGACCAGGGAAAGCTGGATTTGGACCGCCCGGTAACGCAATATGTGCCGCTGGTCTGGCAGGATTCACGCGGGCCTGCGGTCACGGTAAGACATTTGCTGAACCAGACCTCGGGCCTGAGTGACGGGGCCAGTGGTCAATTGCTCACCCATACATTTACGCCACCTGCCGAGCTGCTGGCCGACATTGCGGCCGCCCCACTCAGCGCCGCAGCGGGTGAGCGCTTCGAGTACGCCAATGTCAACTACGCGCTGCTGGCCCTGATCGCCGAGCGGGTCAGCGGGCAATCTTACGCCGAGCTGCTGCCTTCCGAGGTCTTCGCCCCGCTAGAGCTGGGGGGCGAGGTGAGAGGTGACTGTGCTGAAACTCCGCCTCAGACGGCTCAGGGACACACCCTGCTCCTGCGCTGGGCCATCCCTGCCACAGAGCCGCACAGCAACTGCCTCGGCAGTGGCAACGTCGTGGCTTCGGCGGCAGACCTGGGCCGCTGGCTGCAGGAGAATTTCTCGCCTTCTTCCACCCTGCTGACCCCGGTGCAGCGACGCCTGATGCAGCAGCCCGGTGCAGCGGGAGACTACGGGATGGGCTGGTACCGTATCCAACAGCCTGATCTGCCGCCCTACCTGGGACACGGCGGCAATCTGGTCACCTACGCCACGCATGTGGTTTACGATCCCAGCACCCAGACGGGTCTGGCGGTGTTGCTAGACACCAACGGTCCGGCGGCCCTGCTGACCTTAAACCTCCTGCGTGAGCGTCACGGCCTACCAGCCGTTCCCATGTCCTCGCCCAGTTTCTGGTTGGATGTGGTTTTGCTGGGGTTGGCTGCTGTAGCCCTGGCCTGGGCACTTTGGGCCGTAGGCCGACGTCAGCGGTGGCAGGCGTGGGCAGTGGCGGCCCCACGTTGGCGAGTCGGGCTGAGCCTCCTGCTGCCGATCTTGCTGCTGGGGGTAATGGTCTTCGCGCCGACCCTGGCCTTTACTGCGCCTCTTACATCCTGGCCGGTGGTGCTGACCCTGCTCCCCAGCAGCGCAGGCTTGTGGGTGGCAGTGGCGGCCATCCTGACAGGGTGGGCAGCCCGCCTAGTCTTCCTGAACCGCTGA
- a CDS encoding replication-associated recombination protein A has translation MTLFDPPAPLAERLRPQTIAEVVGQTHLLGPGKPLTRLLASGRLPSLILWGPPGVGKTTLARLLAGEVRAHFIQLSAVSAGVKDVREAVTEAEGRRGRGQKTVLFLDEIHRFNKAQQDALLPHVESGLLTLIGATTENPSFEVNPALRSRARTLVLEALTPDDLRALIGRALTDPRGLDGVGIEPGALELLARLADGDGRRALGTLEAASVLANPVDEAAITEAFGKHLPAMDKGGEDFYNLISALHKSVRGSHVDASLYWLARMLEGGADPLYVARRIVRIAAEDIGLADPQALRLAVAARDTAEFLGRPEGDLALAQAVVYLSLAPKSNSVYAAWKKVTRAVQEGETLPVPLHLRNAPTELMKRQGYGKGYAYYFDDPAGSFAQNYLPEGTELDLYQPGHEGWEGRVQERWRKLREAHGGVVSERAASLGQSAVQED, from the coding sequence ATGACCCTGTTTGACCCGCCCGCGCCCCTGGCCGAGCGCCTGCGCCCCCAGACCATTGCCGAGGTGGTCGGGCAGACCCACCTGCTGGGACCCGGAAAACCGCTGACCCGGTTGCTGGCGTCGGGCCGCCTCCCTTCACTCATATTGTGGGGGCCACCGGGTGTGGGCAAAACGACGCTGGCAAGACTACTGGCCGGTGAAGTCAGGGCACACTTTATTCAACTTTCGGCAGTCTCGGCGGGGGTCAAGGACGTGCGCGAAGCCGTGACCGAGGCTGAGGGAAGGCGCGGGCGTGGGCAGAAGACCGTGCTGTTTCTAGATGAAATCCACCGCTTCAACAAGGCCCAGCAGGATGCGCTCTTGCCGCATGTAGAGTCAGGCCTGCTGACCCTGATCGGCGCGACCACCGAGAACCCCAGCTTCGAGGTGAACCCGGCGCTGAGATCGCGGGCGCGGACACTGGTCCTGGAGGCGCTGACCCCGGACGACCTACGGGCGCTGATCGGGCGGGCACTGACTGACCCACGCGGGCTGGACGGCGTGGGCATTGAACCGGGGGCGCTGGAGCTGCTGGCCCGCCTAGCTGATGGCGACGGGCGGCGGGCGCTGGGTACGCTAGAGGCAGCGTCCGTGCTGGCCAATCCGGTGGACGAAGCGGCGATCACCGAGGCCTTCGGCAAGCACCTGCCCGCGATGGACAAGGGCGGCGAGGACTTCTACAACCTGATCTCGGCGCTGCACAAGTCGGTACGCGGCAGCCACGTGGACGCTTCGCTGTACTGGCTGGCGCGGATGCTTGAAGGCGGGGCCGATCCCCTCTACGTGGCCCGCCGAATCGTGCGGATTGCCGCTGAAGACATTGGGCTGGCCGACCCACAGGCGCTGCGGCTGGCCGTCGCCGCCCGCGACACCGCCGAGTTTCTGGGCCGTCCCGAAGGTGACTTGGCGCTGGCCCAGGCCGTGGTGTATTTGAGCCTGGCCCCCAAGAGCAACAGCGTATATGCCGCCTGGAAAAAAGTGACCCGCGCTGTGCAGGAAGGCGAAACGTTGCCGGTACCACTACACCTGAGAAACGCCCCCACCGAACTGATGAAGCGCCAGGGCTACGGCAAAGGCTACGCCTATTACTTCGACGATCCAGCAGGGTCATTCGCACAGAATTATTTGCCTGAAGGAACCGAGCTGGACCTGTATCAGCCCGGCCACGAGGGCTGGGAGGGCCGGGTGCAGGAGCGCTGGCGCAAGCTGCGTGAAGCGCATGGGGGAGTTGTGAGTGAGCGCGCGGCTTCCCTCGGCCAGTCAGCGGTTCAGGAAGACTAG
- the rpsJ gene encoding 30S ribosomal protein S10, which produces MVAPKIRIKLRGFDHRALDQSASKIVDTVRRTGADVSGPVPLPTRIRRFCVLRSPFIDKDSREHFEIRTHNRLVDIKNPTKKTIDSLMTLDLPTGVDIEIKTVGGGA; this is translated from the coding sequence ATGGTAGCTCCCAAGATTCGTATCAAACTGCGCGGTTTCGACCACCGTGCGCTGGACCAGTCCGCGAGCAAGATCGTGGATACGGTCCGCCGCACCGGCGCAGACGTGAGCGGCCCCGTGCCGCTGCCCACCCGTATCCGCCGTTTCTGTGTGCTGCGTAGCCCCTTTATCGACAAGGACAGCCGCGAGCACTTCGAGATTCGCACCCACAACCGCCTGGTGGACATCAAGAACCCCACCAAGAAGACCATTGATAGCCTGATGACCCTGGACCTGCCGACCGGCGTGGACATTGAAATCAAGACGGTGGGAGGCGGCGCATGA
- the rplC gene encoding 50S ribosomal protein L3, which yields MKGILGTKIGMTQIWKEDRAVPVTVILAGPCPVVQRKTNEVDGYEAVQIGFGDRKEKNLNKPQLGHLKKASLSPVRYLREFRDFSPEGDEVRVDLFSEGEKVDVTGTSKGKGFQGVMKRWNFSGGPASHGAKKWHRRPGSIGQRKTPGRVFKGKKMAGHMGDERVTVQNLEVVEVRPDENLILVKGAVPGANGGLVVLRGAVKGGQ from the coding sequence ATGAAGGGCATCCTCGGTACCAAGATCGGCATGACCCAGATCTGGAAAGAAGACCGCGCCGTACCAGTAACGGTCATTCTGGCCGGTCCTTGCCCAGTCGTGCAGCGTAAAACCAACGAAGTGGACGGCTACGAAGCCGTGCAGATCGGTTTTGGTGACCGCAAAGAGAAGAACCTGAACAAGCCCCAGCTGGGCCACCTGAAAAAGGCCAGCCTAAGCCCGGTGCGCTACCTGCGTGAATTCCGTGACTTCAGCCCTGAAGGCGACGAAGTGCGCGTGGACCTGTTCAGCGAAGGCGAAAAGGTGGATGTGACCGGTACCAGCAAAGGTAAAGGTTTCCAGGGCGTTATGAAGCGCTGGAACTTTTCCGGTGGTCCGGCCAGCCACGGTGCCAAGAAGTGGCACCGCCGCCCCGGTTCGATCGGTCAGCGTAAGACCCCCGGCCGTGTGTTCAAAGGCAAGAAGATGGCTGGCCACATGGGTGACGAGCGCGTAACAGTGCAGAACCTGGAAGTGGTTGAAGTCCGTCCCGACGAGAACCTGATCCTGGTCAAAGGTGCGGTTCCCGGAGCCAACGGCGGCCTGGTGGTGCTGCGAGGCGCCGTTAAGGGAGGCCAGTAA
- the rplD gene encoding 50S ribosomal protein L4 yields MAQIQVVGKNGGRSIELDLPEVNPHVLHEVVTWQLAGRRRGTASTKTRAQVARTGRKMFSQKGTGNARHGDRTVPTFVGGGVAFGPKPRSYSYTLPRKVRQLGLAMALADRQAAGMLTAVDGYDLDGKTKSFVQWAKDNGMDGSEKVLIVTDDANVLRSARNVAWATALPVAGLNAYDILRHDRLVIDAVALEPAQEEEGQQ; encoded by the coding sequence ATGGCGCAGATTCAAGTTGTTGGTAAGAACGGCGGCCGCTCCATCGAGCTGGACCTGCCAGAAGTGAACCCCCATGTGCTGCACGAGGTCGTGACCTGGCAGCTGGCCGGCCGCCGCCGCGGCACCGCCAGTACCAAGACCCGCGCTCAGGTGGCCCGTACCGGCCGCAAAATGTTCTCTCAGAAGGGCACCGGTAATGCCCGTCACGGCGACCGTACCGTGCCGACTTTTGTAGGCGGTGGTGTGGCCTTCGGTCCTAAACCCCGTAGTTACAGCTATACCCTGCCACGTAAGGTGCGTCAGTTGGGTCTGGCCATGGCCCTGGCCGACCGTCAGGCTGCCGGCATGCTGACCGCCGTGGATGGCTACGACCTGGACGGCAAGACCAAGAGCTTTGTGCAGTGGGCCAAGGACAATGGCATGGACGGCAGCGAAAAAGTCTTGATCGTCACTGACGATGCAAATGTTCTGCGCAGCGCCCGTAATGTGGCCTGGGCCACTGCCCTGCCGGTGGCTGGCCTGAACGCTTACGACATCCTGCGTCACGACCGTCTGGTGATTGACGCGGTTGCCCTGGAGCCTGCTCAGGAAGAGGAGGGCCAGCAGTGA
- a CDS encoding 50S ribosomal protein L23, giving the protein MSHYDIIQSPVVSEKSFAAMEQGVYSFWVDPKATKPEIKSAIQKAFDVQVVGISTMNVRGKRKRVGRFMGQRNDRKKAVVRLADGQKIEALEGLV; this is encoded by the coding sequence GTGAGCCACTACGACATTATTCAGTCCCCCGTGGTCAGCGAAAAGTCTTTCGCTGCAATGGAGCAGGGCGTTTACAGCTTCTGGGTTGATCCCAAAGCCACCAAGCCTGAAATCAAGAGTGCCATTCAAAAGGCCTTTGATGTCCAGGTGGTCGGTATCAGCACCATGAACGTCCGTGGCAAGCGCAAGCGTGTGGGCCGTTTCATGGGCCAGCGCAACGACCGCAAGAAGGCTGTGGTTCGTCTCGCCGATGGCCAGAAGATCGAAGCCCTCGAAGGACTGGTCTAA
- the rplB gene encoding 50S ribosomal protein L2, with protein sequence MAIKKYRPYTPSRRQMTTADFSGLTKKRPEKALTEPLHKTGGRNNRGRITSRFIGGGHKRLYRIIDFKRRDKAGVTANVAAIEYDPNRSARIALLNYADGVKRYILAPEGLKVGQKVNAGPEAEPKLGNALPLRFVPVGAVVHAVELVPGKGAQMARSAGTSVQVQGKEGDYVILRLPSGELRRIHSECYATIGTVGNAEHKNIVLGKAGRSRWLGRKPHQRGSAMNPVDHPHGGGEGRTSAGRVPVSPWGQPSKGLKTRRKRKNSDRFIISRRKGRK encoded by the coding sequence ATGGCTATTAAGAAGTACCGTCCCTATACCCCCAGTCGCCGTCAGATGACCACGGCCGACTTTTCGGGCCTGACCAAAAAGCGCCCCGAAAAGGCCCTGACCGAGCCCCTGCATAAGACCGGTGGCCGTAACAACCGTGGCCGTATCACCAGCCGTTTTATCGGTGGTGGACACAAGCGCCTGTACCGCATCATCGACTTCAAGCGCCGTGATAAGGCTGGCGTGACCGCCAACGTCGCTGCCATCGAGTACGATCCCAACCGCAGCGCCCGTATCGCTCTGCTGAACTACGCTGACGGCGTCAAGCGCTACATCCTCGCTCCCGAAGGCCTCAAAGTTGGCCAGAAGGTCAACGCTGGCCCCGAAGCCGAGCCTAAGCTGGGTAATGCCCTGCCCCTGCGCTTCGTGCCTGTGGGTGCCGTGGTGCACGCGGTGGAACTGGTTCCCGGCAAGGGTGCCCAGATGGCCCGCAGCGCCGGAACCAGCGTGCAGGTCCAGGGTAAGGAAGGCGACTACGTCATCCTGCGTCTGCCCAGCGGCGAACTGCGCCGCATTCACTCCGAGTGCTACGCCACCATCGGTACGGTCGGTAACGCCGAGCACAAGAACATCGTGCTGGGTAAGGCCGGACGCAGCCGCTGGTTGGGCCGCAAGCCACACCAGCGTGGTAGCGCCATGAACCCGGTGGACCACCCACACGGCGGTGGTGAAGGCCGCACCAGCGCGGGCCGTGTACCGGTCAGCCCCTGGGGACAGCCTTCGAAGGGTCTCAAGACCCGCCGCAAGCGCAAGAACAGTGACCGCTTCATCATCAGCCGCCGTAAGGGCCGCAAGTAA
- the rpsS gene encoding 30S ribosomal protein S19: protein MPRSLKKGPFVDDHLLKKVDTQNERKEKKVIKTWSRRSTIVPEMIGHTIAVHNGKQHTPVFVNEQMIGHKLGEFAPTRNYRGHGADKNAKGSKRK, encoded by the coding sequence ATGCCCCGTAGCCTCAAAAAAGGCCCGTTCGTGGATGATCACCTCCTGAAAAAGGTGGATACCCAGAACGAGCGCAAAGAGAAGAAAGTCATCAAGACCTGGAGCCGCCGCTCGACCATCGTGCCCGAAATGATCGGTCACACCATCGCGGTACACAACGGCAAACAGCACACCCCGGTGTTTGTGAATGAGCAGATGATCGGTCACAAACTGGGCGAGTTTGCCCCTACCCGCAACTACCGTGGTCACGGCGCCGACAAGAATGCCAAAGGGAGCAAGAGGAAATGA
- the rplV gene encoding 50S ribosomal protein L22, whose protein sequence is MTATQTAEFRNKKQRKQEHKLRKPGFARAKYVRMSPRKVRLVVDLIRGKSVQDAEDILRFLPHIASEPISKVLNSAKANALHNDDMLEDQLFIKEAYVDAGPTLKRLIPRARGAANIIRKRTSHITIVVSEKGAN, encoded by the coding sequence ATGACCGCTACCCAGACCGCAGAATTCCGCAACAAGAAGCAGCGCAAGCAGGAGCACAAGCTGCGCAAGCCGGGCTTTGCCCGTGCCAAGTACGTGCGCATGAGCCCACGCAAAGTGCGCCTGGTCGTGGACCTGATTCGCGGCAAGTCCGTTCAGGACGCCGAAGACATCCTGCGCTTCCTGCCCCACATTGCCAGTGAGCCGATCAGCAAGGTGCTGAACTCGGCCAAGGCCAACGCGCTGCACAACGACGACATGCTGGAAGACCAGCTGTTCATCAAGGAAGCCTACGTGGACGCTGGCCCGACCCTCAAGCGCCTGATTCCCCGTGCCCGTGGCGCCGCCAATATCATCCGCAAGCGCACCAGCCACATCACCATCGTGGTCAGCGAAAAAGGAGCCAACTGA
- the rpsC gene encoding 30S ribosomal protein S3, translated as MGNKINPNGFRLGVTRGWNSRWYAGKKNYSQLLREDEQIRQLVHKELQAAGIARIEIERAGQQINVIISAAKPGIVIGKGGESIKAIRQRIENMVEAGTVAVNVAEIPNPNTSAPLVALRIAEQIERRFAFRRAMKQAAQRVMESGARGCKVVLSGRLGGAEQSRTEKVLEGRVPLHTLRADIDYGTATASTTYGQLGIKVLVFNGEVIGGRTETGQTRGPRSAGRDEDGAERRNRGERPAGGRRRPTARRRQGGPNAAS; from the coding sequence ATGGGTAATAAAATCAACCCCAACGGCTTCCGCCTCGGCGTGACCCGTGGCTGGAACAGCCGCTGGTATGCCGGCAAGAAAAACTACAGCCAGCTGCTGCGCGAAGACGAGCAGATCCGTCAGCTGGTTCACAAAGAACTGCAGGCTGCTGGTATTGCCCGTATCGAGATCGAGCGTGCTGGTCAGCAGATCAATGTGATCATCAGCGCGGCCAAGCCTGGCATCGTGATCGGTAAAGGCGGCGAGAGCATCAAGGCTATTCGTCAGCGTATCGAGAATATGGTGGAAGCCGGAACTGTGGCCGTAAACGTCGCGGAGATTCCCAACCCCAACACCAGTGCTCCGCTGGTTGCCCTGCGTATCGCCGAGCAGATTGAGCGCCGTTTCGCTTTCCGCCGCGCCATGAAGCAAGCTGCTCAGCGCGTGATGGAATCCGGCGCCCGTGGCTGCAAAGTGGTGCTGTCGGGCCGTCTGGGTGGCGCCGAGCAGTCCCGCACCGAGAAAGTGCTGGAAGGCCGTGTGCCCCTGCACACCCTGCGCGCTGACATCGATTACGGCACCGCCACCGCCAGCACCACCTATGGACAGTTGGGCATCAAGGTGCTGGTGTTTAACGGTGAAGTGATTGGTGGCCGCACTGAAACCGGTCAGACCCGTGGCCCCCGTAGCGCCGGCCGTGACGAAGACGGTGCCGAGCGCCGTAACCGCGGAGAGCGTCCTGCAGGTGGCCGCCGCCGCCCGACCGCTCGCCGCCGTCAAGGAGGACCCAATGCTGCTTCCTAA
- the rplP gene encoding 50S ribosomal protein L16 codes for MLLPKRTKYRKQFRGRMRGEAKGGDYVAFGDYGMVAMEPGWIRSNHIEACRIVMSRHFRRGGKIYIRIFPDKPVTKKPLEVRMGKGKGAVEYWVAVVKPGRVMFEVAGVTEVQAKEAFRLAGHKLPIKTKMVKREVYDEAQ; via the coding sequence ATGCTGCTTCCTAAGCGCACCAAGTACCGTAAGCAATTCCGTGGCCGCATGCGCGGTGAAGCCAAAGGCGGCGACTATGTGGCATTTGGTGACTATGGCATGGTTGCCATGGAACCCGGCTGGATTCGTTCGAACCATATCGAAGCCTGCCGTATCGTGATGAGCCGTCACTTCCGCCGCGGCGGTAAGATCTACATCCGTATTTTCCCCGACAAGCCTGTCACTAAAAAGCCCTTGGAAGTGCGAATGGGTAAGGGTAAGGGCGCGGTGGAGTACTGGGTGGCCGTAGTGAAGCCGGGCCGCGTGATGTTCGAGGTGGCCGGCGTGACCGAAGTGCAGGCGAAGGAAGCCTTCCGCCTGGCGGGTCACAAGCTGCCCATCAAGACCAAGATGGTCAAGCGCGAGGTGTACGATGAAGCCCAGTGA
- the rpmC gene encoding 50S ribosomal protein L29, translated as MKPSEMRELALNDFDREIESRKKELMELRFQASVGNLPQPHRVSRLRREVAQLNTIRSERQRKEGQQ; from the coding sequence ATGAAGCCCAGTGAAATGCGTGAACTGGCACTGAACGATTTCGACCGCGAAATCGAGAGCCGTAAAAAAGAGCTGATGGAGCTGCGCTTCCAGGCTTCGGTAGGTAACCTGCCTCAGCCCCACCGCGTGAGCCGACTGCGCCGTGAAGTGGCCCAGCTGAACACCATCCGCAGCGAGCGTCAGCGCAAGGAAGGTCAGCAATGA
- the rpsQ gene encoding 30S ribosomal protein S17 — MRKTFQGTVVSDKGDKTVSVKVERRFAHPLYGKVVTRSKKYAAHDERNEYRIGDRVEIISVRPISKTKTWKVTRLIERPHNLETTVAETEVATEEAGGEA; from the coding sequence CTGAGAAAGACCTTCCAGGGCACCGTGGTGAGCGACAAGGGCGACAAGACGGTGAGCGTGAAAGTGGAGCGCCGCTTTGCTCACCCTCTGTACGGCAAGGTCGTGACCCGCAGCAAGAAGTACGCGGCTCATGACGAGCGAAACGAGTACCGCATCGGTGACCGCGTGGAGATCATCTCGGTGCGCCCGATCAGCAAGACCAAGACCTGGAAGGTCACCCGTCTGATCGAGCGTCCCCATAACCTCGAAACCACGGTGGCTGAAACCGAAGTGGCCACCGAGGAAGCCGGAGGCGAAGCATGA
- the rplN gene encoding 50S ribosomal protein L14, whose translation MIQVQTRLDVADNSGARELMCIRVLNSGIGGKGLTTGGGGNKRYAQVGDIIVASVKDAAPRGAVKAGDVVKAVVVRTSHAIKRQDGSTIRFDRNAAVVINQNGEPRGTRVFGPVARELRDRRFMKIVSLAPEVL comes from the coding sequence ATGATTCAGGTTCAGACCCGTCTTGACGTGGCCGACAACAGCGGCGCACGTGAATTGATGTGCATCCGTGTACTGAACAGTGGCATCGGCGGCAAAGGCCTGACCACGGGTGGCGGCGGCAACAAACGCTACGCTCAGGTGGGCGACATTATCGTGGCCAGCGTAAAAGACGCTGCGCCCCGTGGTGCAGTGAAGGCCGGCGACGTAGTGAAGGCTGTGGTTGTACGTACCAGCCACGCGATCAAACGCCAGGATGGCAGCACCATCCGCTTTGACCGCAACGCTGCTGTGGTGATCAACCAGAACGGTGAACCCCGCGGCACCCGCGTCTTTGGTCCGGTGGCCCGTGAACTGCGTGACCGCCGTTTCATGAAGATCGTTTCTCTGGCTCCGGAGGTGCTGTGA
- the rplX gene encoding 50S ribosomal protein L24: MPRKTAGEHHNNKLHVRKGDTVIVLSGKHKGATGKVLQTSPRDQKVLIEGVNTVIKHVKPSFANPEGGRVETEIPLHASKVALVDPETGKATRVRKQVVDGKKVRVAAASGKVVD; encoded by the coding sequence ATGCCCCGTAAAACTGCCGGTGAACACCACAACAACAAGCTGCATGTCCGTAAGGGCGACACCGTCATTGTGCTGAGTGGCAAACACAAAGGCGCAACCGGTAAAGTGCTGCAGACCTCCCCCCGCGACCAGAAGGTTCTGATCGAAGGTGTGAACACGGTCATCAAGCATGTCAAGCCCAGCTTTGCCAACCCCGAAGGTGGCCGTGTGGAAACTGAGATTCCTCTGCATGCCTCCAAAGTGGCCCTGGTGGACCCCGAGACTGGCAAAGCCACCCGCGTGCGCAAGCAAGTGGTAGATGGCAAAAAAGTCCGTGTGGCCGCTGCCAGCGGTAAAGTCGTCGACTAA
- the rplE gene encoding 50S ribosomal protein L5 — MLQLKEKYQSEVRPSLVEQFSYSSVMAAPRVEKIVINEGLGSAARDDSKAIDKAAKELALITLQKPVVTKAKKSISNFKLRQGMPVGVKVTLRGDRMWVFLDKLINVGLPRIRDFRGINPNAFDGRGNYNLGIKEQLIFPEITYDMVDRTRGMDITIVTTARTDEEARALLQGLGLPFRK; from the coding sequence ATGTTGCAACTCAAAGAAAAGTACCAAAGCGAGGTGCGCCCATCGCTGGTTGAGCAGTTCAGCTACTCCAGCGTGATGGCTGCTCCCCGCGTTGAGAAGATCGTGATCAACGAGGGCCTCGGCTCAGCTGCGCGCGATGACTCCAAGGCCATCGATAAGGCCGCCAAGGAACTGGCACTGATCACCCTGCAAAAGCCAGTGGTGACCAAAGCCAAGAAGAGCATCTCGAACTTCAAGCTGCGTCAGGGTATGCCCGTAGGTGTCAAAGTGACCCTGCGCGGTGACCGCATGTGGGTCTTCCTGGACAAGCTGATTAATGTTGGCCTGCCCCGTATTCGCGATTTCCGTGGGATTAATCCCAACGCTTTTGATGGCCGTGGCAACTACAACCTGGGTATCAAAGAGCAACTGATCTTCCCTGAAATCACCTACGACATGGTGGACCGTACCCGCGGTATGGATATCACCATCGTGACTACGGCCCGCACTGACGAAGAAGCCCGTGCCCTGCTTCAGGGTTTGGGCCTGCCTTTCCGCAAGTAA
- the rpsN gene encoding 30S ribosomal protein S14, producing MAKKSKIAKQKQREKKVAKYAAQRAEMKAAGDYYGLSQLPRDASPTRLHNRCEFTGRPRGYIRHFGVSRIVMREMAHRGELPGVRKASW from the coding sequence ATGGCCAAAAAGAGCAAAATTGCCAAGCAGAAGCAGCGCGAGAAGAAGGTTGCCAAGTACGCTGCTCAGCGCGCTGAGATGAAAGCCGCCGGCGACTACTACGGTCTGAGCCAGTTGCCCCGCGACGCCAGCCCTACCCGCCTGCACAACCGCTGTGAATTCACGGGTCGTCCCCGTGGCTACATCCGTCACTTCGGCGTGAGCCGTATCGTGATGCGTGAAATGGCGCACCGCGGCGAGCTGCCCGGCGTACGTAAAGCCAGCTGGTAA
- the rpsH gene encoding 30S ribosomal protein S8, producing MVSDPIADMLTRIRNATRGYKESVDVPASKFKEQLAKLLVKEGYIASVERMRPEGQQFDVLRLGLKYGERREQVIKHIERVSRPGRRAYLSADRLPRVRNGMGLAVVSTSKGLLPDREARKEGVGGEVICVLW from the coding sequence ATGGTTAGTGATCCTATTGCCGACATGCTGACGCGCATCCGTAACGCGACCCGCGGTTACAAAGAGAGCGTGGATGTGCCAGCGTCGAAATTCAAAGAGCAGCTGGCAAAGCTGCTGGTCAAAGAAGGCTATATCGCTTCGGTGGAGCGTATGCGTCCCGAAGGGCAGCAGTTTGATGTGCTGCGTCTGGGTCTGAAGTACGGCGAACGCCGTGAGCAAGTGATCAAGCACATTGAGCGCGTGAGCCGTCCTGGTCGCCGCGCTTACCTGAGTGCTGACCGTCTGCCCCGTGTACGTAACGGCATGGGCTTGGCAGTGGTATCCACCAGCAAAGGCCTGTTGCCTGACCGCGAAGCCCGTAAAGAAGGCGTCGGCGGCGAAGTTATCTGCGTCTTGTGGTAA